A region from the Aegilops tauschii subsp. strangulata cultivar AL8/78 chromosome 5, Aet v6.0, whole genome shotgun sequence genome encodes:
- the LOC109785206 gene encoding uncharacterized protein, translating into MSLRRLLGLSTAAVSSRYLSAASAVSGRLRRSLSTGAASSHLPPWAIIDHSAEVDRSSSAQTARFRPADPPGVSSISAPAHLIDPTARPTADSSKVQYLSGNVVQVLFGHVAAASGDGHLLLSYHDLRAEGPCTSWDLTGNPELQRFVCNPLTGQMLRLPDIGGCRKILVVHHMGLLTQADGGLGCGPPDRFAVAEFVFNGSALARFLSDEGKWKTVMMGSPGGPLLPREMEMNQETVAFDGRLWWVDLTLGAISVDPFADRPEIRFVELPRGSVLPAPACADERDLSKVEERALSMLELARRRRIGVSEGRLRYAEVTPGGPFLLSSYALGDGEGSGWKLEHQVSLRKVLADGGYPWQENSAQSAPQIAVLDPLDASVIYIKVGEHVLVVDMHNAKVIGASRLEDEYFSLIPCVLPAWLGSSRIPTAGNKDCVESTDDMLSFV; encoded by the exons ATGTCGCTCCGGCGCCTCCTGGGCCTCTCCACCGCTGCCGTCTCCAGCCGCTACCTCTCCGCCGCCAGCGCCGTCTCCGGCCGCCTTCGCCGCTCCCTCTCCACCGGCGCTGCCTCCTCGCACCTGCCACCATGGGCCATCATCGACCACTCGGCCGAGGTTGACCGGTCGTCGTCGGCCCAGACCGCGCGCTTCCGCCCCGCGGACCCTCCGGGCGTCTCCAGCATCTCCGCCCCGGCGCACCTCATCGACCCCACGGCACGCCCCACCGCGGACAGCAGCAAGGTCCAATACCTCAGCGGCAACGTCGTCCAGGTCCTCTTCGGCCACGTCGCCGCCGCCAGCGGCGACGGCCACCTCCTGCTCAGCTACCACGACCTCCGGGCGGAGGGCCCTTGCACCTCCTGGGACCTCACCGGGAACCCCGAGCTCCAGCGCTTCGTCTGCAACCCCCTCACCGGCCAGATGCTCCGCCTTCCCGACATCGGCGGCTGCAGGAAGATCCTCGTCGTCCACCACATGGGCCTCCTCACCCAGGCCGACGGAGGGCTCGGCTGCGGGCCGCCCGACAGGTTCGCCGTCGCCGAGTTCGTCTTCAACGGCTCCGCCCTGGCGCGGTTCCTCTCCGACGAAGGCAAGTGGAAGACGGTGATGATGGGCTCGCCCGGCGGACCGCTGCTCCCGCGCGAGATGGAGATGAACCAGGAGACGGTTGCCTTCGACGGCCGGCTGTGGTGGGTCGACCTGACCTTGGGCGCCATCTCCGTCGACCCCTTCGCCGACCGGCCGGAGATCCGCTTCGTCGAGCTGCCGAGGGGGAGCGTGCTTCCTGCGCCTGCATGTGCGGACGAACGAGATCTCAGCAAAGTCGAGGAAAGGGCTCTGTCCATGCTGGAGCTGGCCAGGCGCCGGCGAATCGGCGTGAGCGAGGGGAGGCTGCGCTACGCCGAGGTGACTCCGGGCGGGCCGTTTCTGCTCAGCTCATATGCGCTCGGCGACGGCGAGGGCAGCGGCTGGAAGCTGGAGCACCAGGTGTCGCTCAGGAAGGTCTTGGCGGACGGAGGCTACCCGTGGCAGGAGAACTCGGCTCAATCGGCGCCGCAGATCGCCGTCCTTGACCCTCTCGACGCCAGTGTCATTTACATCAAGGTCGGCGAGCACGTCCTCGTCGTGGACATGCACAATGCGAAGGTGATCGGGGCCTCTCGGCTTGAAGACGAGTACTTTTCTCTCATACCATGCGTGCTTCCAGCGTGGCTTGGATCAAGCCGGATCCCCACGGCAG GCAACAAGGATTGCGTGGAATCGACAGATGATATGCTTAGTTTCGTCTAG